Proteins encoded within one genomic window of Natator depressus isolate rNatDep1 chromosome 1, rNatDep2.hap1, whole genome shotgun sequence:
- the STMP1 gene encoding short transmembrane mitochondrial protein 1 → MLQFLLGFALGNVVGMYLAQNYDIPDLAKKLEDIKRDVEAKKKPPSDKS, encoded by the exons cTTGGTTTTGCTCTTGGCAATGTGGTTGGGATGTATCTGGCTCAGAATTATGat attcctgaCCTTGCAAAGAAACTTGAAGATATTAAAAGAGATGTGGAAGCTAAGAAGAAACCTCCCAGTGACAAATCCTAA